The Thiogranum longum genome includes a region encoding these proteins:
- a CDS encoding type II secretion system F family protein encodes MATAAIKPSVFTWEGKDRKGNRVKGEAHSTNPSMVKADLRRQGINPTKVRKKSALFSSAKNNKILPKDISVFTRQLATMMSAGVPLVQSFEIIGRGHENPGMQELVLAIKADVESGATLADALRKHPAHFDELVCNLVSAGEQAGILEGLLDKIATYKEKTEAMKAKIKKALTYPAAVVVVAFVVTAILLIFVVPQFEALFSGFGADLPAFTRLVVDLSEWMQANWWMALLGVAGMVYGFKEAKLRSPKVRHTLDRLILKMPVVGEIVTKAIIARYARTLSTMFAAGVPLVDAMESVAGAAGNEVYRIGILQMRDNVATGQQLQMSMNQTGLFPNMVVQMVAIGEESGSLDAMLSKVADFYEAEVDDAVDGLSSLLEPIIMSVLGVLVGGLIVAMYLPIFKMGSAI; translated from the coding sequence ATGGCAACAGCAGCGATCAAACCCAGCGTATTTACATGGGAAGGCAAAGACCGGAAGGGCAACAGGGTCAAGGGCGAAGCTCACTCGACCAACCCTTCCATGGTGAAAGCAGACTTACGCCGGCAAGGAATAAACCCGACCAAGGTTCGTAAGAAGTCTGCGCTTTTCAGCTCCGCCAAAAACAACAAAATCCTCCCAAAGGATATTTCAGTTTTTACTCGTCAGCTTGCCACCATGATGTCTGCTGGTGTTCCACTAGTACAATCATTCGAGATCATAGGCCGTGGACACGAAAACCCTGGAATGCAGGAACTTGTCCTGGCAATAAAAGCAGATGTCGAATCCGGAGCAACTCTGGCCGACGCACTCAGGAAACACCCCGCACATTTTGACGAACTGGTGTGCAACCTTGTATCCGCTGGCGAGCAGGCAGGCATCCTGGAAGGGCTCCTGGATAAGATCGCAACCTACAAAGAAAAAACCGAGGCCATGAAGGCCAAGATCAAGAAGGCATTAACCTACCCGGCAGCAGTTGTTGTTGTTGCATTTGTAGTTACTGCCATACTACTCATCTTTGTAGTACCACAGTTCGAAGCCTTATTTTCAGGATTTGGCGCAGATCTCCCCGCCTTCACACGGCTGGTTGTCGATCTGTCTGAATGGATGCAAGCGAACTGGTGGATGGCGCTTCTTGGTGTTGCCGGTATGGTTTATGGGTTCAAGGAAGCCAAACTTCGATCTCCCAAGGTCCGTCATACACTAGACCGCTTAATTTTGAAAATGCCAGTTGTTGGGGAAATCGTAACCAAGGCTATAATTGCACGTTATGCACGAACACTTTCAACCATGTTTGCGGCCGGCGTCCCACTTGTCGACGCAATGGAGTCAGTTGCGGGCGCTGCGGGCAATGAGGTCTACAGAATTGGTATACTCCAGATGCGTGACAATGTCGCGACCGGGCAGCAATTACAAATGTCAATGAACCAAACAGGGCTTTTCCCAAACATGGTTGTACAAATGGTTGCCATCGGCGAAGAGTCCGGCTCACTGGATGCCATGCTGAGTAAAGTTGCAGACTTCTACGAAGCAGAAGTCGATGATGCTGTGGATGGACTCAGCAGCCTGCTGGAACCCATCATCATGTCCGTCCTTGGCGTTTTGGTCGGCGGCCTGATCGTTGCCATGTACCTCCCAATCTTCAAAATGGGTTCTGCTATCTAG
- the coaE gene encoding dephospho-CoA kinase (Dephospho-CoA kinase (CoaE) performs the final step in coenzyme A biosynthesis.): MGCRLRIGLTGGIGSGKSEVSRLFAGRGATIIDTDVIARELVEPGQPALQEIINTFGADLLDNEGRLDRARLRAQVFANPEKRQHLEAILHPRIRARALELADAADTPYCLLVIPLLAETGEVRPGTGQEGRLGENGYSLDRVLVIDTPTEKQIERVAARDPLSRQEIEAILNSQSDRQQRLSIADDVIVNDSDLAHLESEVRRLDRQYHQLADGPDARTP, encoded by the coding sequence ATGGGTTGCCGGCTGCGTATCGGTCTGACCGGCGGCATTGGCAGCGGCAAGAGTGAAGTCTCTCGCCTGTTTGCCGGGCGCGGCGCCACAATCATTGATACGGATGTTATCGCCCGGGAGCTGGTCGAGCCGGGGCAGCCAGCCCTGCAGGAAATTATCAATACTTTTGGTGCTGACCTGCTGGACAACGAGGGCCGGCTGGATCGTGCCCGGCTACGCGCGCAGGTATTTGCCAACCCGGAGAAACGCCAGCATCTCGAAGCCATCCTCCACCCCCGTATTCGCGCCCGTGCGCTCGAACTTGCCGATGCGGCCGATACACCCTACTGTCTGTTGGTTATCCCTCTGCTGGCAGAAACTGGTGAGGTAAGACCCGGAACGGGCCAAGAAGGTCGCCTGGGCGAAAATGGCTATTCGCTGGACCGCGTACTGGTCATCGACACGCCAACCGAAAAGCAGATCGAACGTGTCGCCGCGCGAGACCCGCTTTCCCGCCAGGAAATCGAAGCTATCCTGAACAGTCAGTCAGATCGCCAACAACGCCTCTCCATCGCAGATGACGTGATTGTGAATGACAGCGACCTGGCTCACCTGGAAAGTGAAGTCAGGCGGCTGGACAGGCAATATCACCAACTGGCTGATGGCCCGGACGCACGGACGCCCTGA
- the zapD gene encoding cell division protein ZapD yields MKQKIFYEQPLNERIRTFLRLEFLFAEAAHHLRGKSHWDSRSTLTSLLDVMAIFGRTDLKTEVLKELERHAGTLTRLEKNPDVDRKRLGETLGELEILTDQLHSNGGPIAASLRQNEFLSAIQQRSAIAGGTCDFDLPGYHFWLEQPAAQRTRDLAEWLNHFEAIARAIQLILMLIRESASIKPVVAENGFFQKTLDPNLPCQLVRVSIDRKVPYFAEISGGRHRFTVRFLYTSEEDGHLHQTTDNIPFELGCCVI; encoded by the coding sequence GTGAAACAAAAAATCTTTTATGAACAACCGCTGAACGAGCGCATCCGCACTTTTTTGCGGCTGGAATTCCTGTTCGCCGAGGCTGCGCACCACTTGCGCGGCAAAAGTCACTGGGACAGCCGTAGCACGCTGACGTCGCTGCTGGATGTTATGGCGATATTTGGCCGCACTGATCTCAAAACCGAAGTGCTGAAAGAACTGGAGCGTCATGCAGGCACCCTGACGCGGCTGGAAAAAAACCCGGATGTCGACCGAAAGCGCCTTGGTGAAACGTTGGGAGAGCTGGAAATCCTGACTGACCAGCTACACAGCAATGGCGGCCCGATTGCGGCATCGCTCAGGCAAAATGAATTTCTGTCCGCCATCCAGCAGCGCTCGGCTATCGCCGGTGGCACCTGTGATTTTGACCTGCCCGGTTATCACTTCTGGCTGGAGCAGCCGGCTGCACAGCGCACTCGCGACCTGGCCGAATGGCTGAATCATTTCGAGGCGATCGCCCGCGCCATCCAGCTTATTCTTATGCTGATCCGGGAAAGCGCCTCTATCAAGCCGGTGGTTGCCGAAAACGGTTTCTTCCAGAAAACGCTCGACCCCAATCTTCCTTGTCAGCTGGTGCGTGTGTCGATTGACCGCAAGGTACCGTACTTCGCTGAAATCAGCGGCGGCCGCCATCGATTTACGGTGCGTTTTCTCTACACCTCGGAGGAAGACGGGCACCTTCACCAGACCACAGACAATATCCCCTTCGAGCTGGGCTGCTGTGTGATATAA
- a CDS encoding DNA gyrase inhibitor YacG, which produces MARQETPRKTIPCPTCKKPAVWDKSNPWRPFCSERCRLIDLGDWFDERNRIPDDRPPDDFDPGH; this is translated from the coding sequence ATGGCCAGACAGGAAACACCCCGCAAGACGATCCCCTGCCCGACCTGCAAGAAACCGGCAGTGTGGGACAAGAGTAACCCCTGGCGGCCTTTCTGCAGCGAGCGCTGCCGTTTGATTGATCTCGGTGACTGGTTCGATGAACGCAACCGGATTCCCGATGACCGCCCTCCGGACGACTTCGACCCGGGGCACTGA
- the argJ gene encoding bifunctional glutamate N-acetyltransferase/amino-acid acetyltransferase ArgJ, with translation MPVGYSELPELSAVAGVRLSAQAAQVRYEGRDDLVVMELAEGSRCAAVFTRNAFCAAPVIVAREHLAQHAPRYLLINSGNANAGTGAPGLDDARRSCAALAKRAGCDAAQVLPFSTGVIGERLPVQRIESALDGALANLSENNWSAAAHAIMTTDTVAKGVSLTLSIDGQTVTLTGMAKGSGMIRPDMATMLAYIATDAAVESSALQNCIQQAVEQSFNRITVDGDTSTNDACVLVATGASGAAVLDDAHPDYPAFCAAVSEVSTRLSQLIVRDGEGATKFVTVRVEGGHDSAECLQVAYTVAHSPLVKTALFASDPNWGRILAAVGRAGLSQLDIEQVELWLDDVCIVRDGGVAQDYTEADGQRVMNQDEILIRIALGRGAASETIWTSDLSHDYVSINADYRS, from the coding sequence ATGCCGGTTGGATATAGCGAGTTACCGGAACTGTCTGCAGTGGCCGGCGTCCGGTTGTCGGCACAGGCTGCGCAGGTTCGCTATGAAGGTCGTGACGATCTGGTTGTTATGGAGCTGGCCGAAGGGAGCCGTTGCGCGGCGGTGTTTACCCGAAATGCCTTTTGCGCTGCCCCCGTTATTGTCGCCAGAGAACACCTGGCGCAACACGCTCCCCGTTACTTGTTAATCAACAGCGGTAACGCCAATGCAGGTACCGGTGCGCCCGGGCTTGATGATGCGCGGCGAAGTTGTGCGGCGCTGGCGAAGCGAGCCGGCTGTGATGCCGCACAGGTATTACCGTTTTCGACCGGTGTAATTGGCGAGCGACTGCCCGTGCAACGCATCGAGTCTGCACTGGATGGCGCGCTGGCCAACCTGTCGGAAAATAACTGGTCGGCTGCCGCACACGCCATCATGACAACCGACACAGTAGCCAAAGGCGTGTCGTTAACCCTGTCGATTGACGGGCAGACGGTAACCCTCACCGGCATGGCCAAGGGTTCCGGCATGATCCGCCCGGACATGGCCACCATGCTGGCGTACATTGCGACTGATGCCGCAGTCGAAAGTTCTGCCCTGCAAAACTGTATACAGCAGGCGGTAGAACAGTCCTTCAACCGGATCACGGTGGATGGCGACACCTCGACCAACGATGCCTGTGTGCTGGTAGCGACCGGTGCATCGGGTGCCGCTGTGCTGGATGATGCCCACCCGGACTACCCGGCCTTTTGTGCTGCCGTCAGTGAAGTCAGTACCCGGCTGTCGCAGCTCATTGTGCGCGATGGCGAGGGTGCGACCAAGTTTGTAACCGTTCGCGTGGAAGGCGGGCATGACAGCGCCGAGTGCTTGCAAGTGGCTTATACGGTTGCGCATTCTCCACTGGTGAAAACGGCATTGTTTGCCAGCGACCCGAACTGGGGGCGCATACTGGCAGCGGTTGGACGCGCCGGCCTGTCACAGCTGGATATCGAGCAGGTAGAACTGTGGCTGGATGACGTTTGTATTGTTCGTGATGGCGGTGTGGCGCAAGACTACACCGAGGCAGACGGACAGCGCGTCATGAACCAGGACGAAATTCTTATTCGTATTGCACTGGGTCGCGGCGCGGCCAGTGAAACAATCTGGACCAGTGATCTTTCCCACGACTATGTCAGTATCAACGCCGACTACCGTTCCTGA
- a CDS encoding prepilin peptidase has translation MELISLLENNFAFFIATVFVLGLVIGSFLNVVIYRLPVMMEREWKTQAREYMGEDGAADEDEPLSLSRPASRCPSCNHKIHFYENIPVVSYLLLRGKCSSCKTAISLRYPLVELMTGVLSAVVAWHFGFGWQAGAALLLTWALIALSMIDIDHQLLPDSITLPFLWLGLLLSLFPVFADMRDSLIGAIAGYLSLWTVYQVFKLVTGKEGMGYGDFKLLALLGAWMGWQALPMIVLLSSAVGAVLGGAMILIQGRDRAQPIPFGPYLAIAGWIALLWGDRISHAYLRWSGMA, from the coding sequence ATGGAACTCATCTCACTACTCGAAAACAACTTCGCGTTCTTTATCGCCACTGTCTTTGTGCTTGGCCTGGTGATCGGCAGTTTTCTGAATGTCGTCATTTATCGCCTGCCGGTCATGATGGAGCGGGAGTGGAAAACCCAGGCACGGGAATACATGGGAGAGGACGGAGCGGCTGACGAGGATGAGCCGTTATCACTGTCCAGGCCGGCCTCGCGTTGTCCATCGTGTAACCACAAGATCCATTTCTACGAAAATATCCCGGTAGTCAGTTACCTGCTGCTGCGCGGAAAGTGCTCGTCCTGCAAGACCGCCATTTCGCTGCGCTATCCGCTTGTCGAACTTATGACGGGTGTCCTCAGCGCAGTCGTCGCCTGGCATTTCGGCTTTGGCTGGCAGGCCGGTGCAGCCCTGCTGCTGACCTGGGCGTTGATCGCGCTGAGCATGATCGATATTGATCATCAGCTGTTACCCGACTCGATCACTTTGCCGTTTCTCTGGCTTGGCCTGCTACTGAGCCTGTTCCCGGTTTTTGCCGATATGCGCGACAGCCTGATCGGCGCCATTGCCGGCTATCTTTCGCTATGGACGGTCTACCAGGTATTCAAACTGGTCACTGGCAAGGAGGGCATGGGTTATGGCGATTTCAAACTGCTTGCCCTGCTGGGTGCATGGATGGGCTGGCAGGCACTGCCGATGATCGTACTGTTGTCCTCAGCGGTGGGTGCCGTGCTGGGTGGCGCGATGATACTCATTCAGGGGCGCGACCGTGCCCAGCCGATCCCGTTTGGCCCCTACCTGGCCATCGCGGGCTGGATCGCCCTGCTCTGGGGTGACCGCATCTCGCACGCTTACCTGCGCTGGTCGGGCATGGCCTGA
- a CDS encoding Nudix family hydrolase, translating to MSVSTPTTVPDPNDPETLHVAVAAIVDDAQRVLLARRPERAHQGGLWEFPGGKCEPGESVEAALEREIHEELGIRIGTRRPLIRVPHRYTDRSVLLDVWRVDSFEGQPHGREGQAVEWAHIEDLGERAFPAANLPIIRALQLPSACLITPDPGDDHDAFFAQLQRRLDEGIRLVQLRAKRLGDKAYQSLAEQVIERCRHSGARVLLNADASLALQLGADGIQLSSQRLQQVNERGLPDKLLLGASCHSAGELVHAQAIGADFALLSPVKPTASHPDAPALGWEVFASLVDACAMPVYALGGMAPADLDEAITHGAQGIAAIRALWES from the coding sequence ATGTCAGTATCAACGCCGACTACCGTTCCTGACCCGAACGATCCCGAAACACTTCACGTGGCCGTTGCCGCCATTGTTGACGATGCGCAGCGGGTATTGCTGGCACGTCGTCCCGAGCGCGCTCATCAGGGAGGTCTGTGGGAGTTTCCAGGTGGAAAATGTGAGCCCGGCGAGTCGGTTGAAGCGGCGCTGGAGCGAGAGATACACGAAGAGCTGGGTATTCGCATTGGTACCCGCAGGCCGCTGATACGTGTCCCTCATCGCTATACAGATCGCAGCGTGCTGCTCGACGTCTGGCGCGTGGATTCTTTCGAAGGCCAGCCACACGGCCGCGAGGGACAGGCTGTCGAGTGGGCGCACATCGAAGACTTGGGTGAACGGGCATTTCCGGCCGCCAACCTGCCGATTATCCGCGCCCTGCAGCTGCCCTCTGCCTGCCTGATTACGCCGGATCCCGGTGATGACCACGATGCCTTTTTTGCACAGTTACAACGTCGGCTGGATGAAGGCATCCGGCTGGTGCAACTCCGCGCTAAACGTCTGGGTGACAAGGCCTATCAGTCACTGGCTGAGCAGGTCATTGAACGGTGTCGGCATAGCGGGGCGCGGGTGTTATTGAATGCAGACGCAAGCCTGGCCCTGCAACTGGGTGCCGACGGTATCCAGCTCAGTAGTCAGCGCCTGCAGCAGGTGAACGAGCGGGGTCTGCCTGACAAGCTGCTGCTCGGTGCATCTTGTCACTCGGCAGGAGAGTTGGTGCATGCGCAGGCCATCGGGGCTGACTTTGCACTGCTCTCGCCCGTAAAACCCACAGCCAGCCATCCCGATGCACCGGCGCTTGGCTGGGAGGTCTTTGCCAGTCTGGTTGATGCCTGCGCCATGCCCGTTTATGCCCTGGGCGGTATGGCGCCGGCTGACCTCGATGAGGCGATTACACACGGTGCACAGGGTATTGCCGCCATTCGCGCCTTGTGGGAAAGCTGA